A window from Microbacterium ginsengiterrae encodes these proteins:
- a CDS encoding ABC transporter ATP-binding protein translates to MDNERTTPLAVDARHLVKRYRRKTAVNDISLRIPVGDTFGILGTNGAGKTTTVEMLAGLRRPTAGSVRILGIDPRRDVGRVRQVLGVQLQEANLHDSLTARELVNLYRSFYANPLDADSALAMVELQDKARTRFARLSGGQKQRLSIALALVGRPRVVMLDELTTGLDPTARRRVWATIESLKEQTVILISHAMDEVERLCDRIAVIDAGRVIAQGTPAQVKTQVSADTLEEAFVRLTGKSIVNEMENA, encoded by the coding sequence ATGGATAACGAACGAACGACTCCACTCGCCGTCGACGCGCGACATCTCGTCAAGCGATATCGCAGGAAGACGGCCGTGAACGACATCAGTCTGCGCATCCCGGTCGGCGACACCTTCGGCATCCTCGGCACCAACGGAGCAGGGAAGACGACGACGGTCGAGATGCTCGCAGGACTCCGGCGCCCGACAGCAGGGAGCGTGCGCATCCTCGGAATCGACCCTCGTCGCGACGTCGGCCGGGTGCGGCAGGTCCTCGGCGTGCAGTTGCAGGAGGCGAACCTGCACGATTCTCTGACCGCGCGCGAACTCGTGAACCTCTATCGGAGCTTCTACGCGAACCCACTGGATGCTGACAGCGCTCTGGCGATGGTCGAGCTGCAGGACAAGGCCCGGACCCGGTTCGCCCGGCTCTCCGGCGGTCAGAAGCAGCGGTTGTCGATCGCGCTCGCGCTCGTGGGACGACCACGCGTCGTCATGCTCGACGAACTGACGACCGGTCTGGACCCCACGGCGCGGCGCCGGGTGTGGGCGACCATCGAGTCACTGAAGGAGCAGACGGTGATCCTCATCAGTCATGCGATGGATGAGGTCGAGCGACTCTGCGACAGGATCGCCGTCATCGACGCCGGACGCGTCATCGCCCAGGGCACTCCGGCGCAGGTGAAGACGCAGGTGTCCGCCGACACCCTCGAGGAGGCGTTCGTGCGTCTGACCGGAAAATCGATCGTGAACGAGATGGAGAACGCCTGA
- a CDS encoding ABC transporter permease, translating into MTVTTMLPVIARRPGAKAWARMIQTEARMILRDPANIIIPLALPVLLLVMNGLSLENPREEVRPGITVLDLYAVPVVLSLVVTIIAVMNFPGYLATYRKTRVLRRLAVTPASPAMVLIAQIVVSFLQMVCGIVIACGIAIVFFGARLPQDLPMAVLVLLALCTAMYAVGMIVASVAPTPNAAAAIGLVAFFGMAALGGMFGPADNLPPQLSEIGSWLPFGAAVEAFQATWQGEQVSLQNWASLAATTILGIGVAAALFRWE; encoded by the coding sequence ATGACTGTGACGACCATGCTCCCCGTCATCGCCCGTCGCCCCGGCGCGAAGGCCTGGGCGCGGATGATCCAGACCGAGGCGCGGATGATCCTCCGTGATCCCGCGAACATCATCATCCCTCTGGCACTTCCCGTGCTACTGCTCGTGATGAACGGTCTGTCGCTGGAGAACCCGAGAGAGGAGGTGCGCCCGGGAATCACCGTGCTGGACCTCTACGCGGTCCCCGTCGTGCTCAGCCTCGTGGTCACGATCATCGCGGTGATGAACTTCCCCGGTTACCTCGCCACCTACCGGAAGACGCGAGTGCTCCGGCGCCTGGCGGTCACACCGGCCTCACCGGCGATGGTGCTCATCGCGCAGATCGTCGTCAGCTTCCTCCAGATGGTGTGCGGCATCGTCATCGCCTGCGGGATCGCGATCGTCTTCTTCGGTGCCCGGCTGCCGCAGGATCTGCCCATGGCTGTGCTCGTCCTCCTCGCCCTGTGCACGGCGATGTACGCGGTCGGGATGATCGTGGCATCGGTGGCACCGACGCCCAATGCCGCCGCGGCCATCGGACTGGTCGCCTTCTTCGGGATGGCCGCGCTCGGGGGCATGTTCGGGCCGGCGGACAACCTGCCGCCGCAGTTGTCCGAGATCGGTTCATGGCTGCCGTTCGGCGCTGCGGTCGAGGCCTTCCAGGCGACCTGGCAGGGCGAACAGGTGAGCCTGCAGAACTGGGCGAGCCTCGCTGCGACGACGATCCTCGGGATCGGTGTCGCCGCGGCACTGTTCCGCTGGGAGTGA
- a CDS encoding MFS transporter, with protein sequence MSSPAAKVKEVMSLVPARMDRLPWSRFHWLIVVGLGFSWILDGLEVQIVAANGFAKTLDMGAVEVGMAGTFYLLGQVCGALVFGRLTDKLGRKKLFLISLAVYLIGSAIAGLSFAPWFFYIWRFVAGAGIGGEYAAINSAIDEIIPSKYRGRVDIAINGTYWGGAALGAVASVFFLNTDIFAQDIGWRLSFFVGPVLGLLLIYMRRHIPESPRWQMTHGREEEAERNVSEIEDRIRKEGEEIPPVDESKAITVKEYGRVPFMVIAKVLFKQYPRRTFVGVTMMVTQSFLYNAIFFTYALVLENFYDTPPASAGTYFIVFAVGNLTGALVLGHFFDTWGRRRMLFGTYVMAGLILLVSAFLFNAGVLNATTQTIFWCASFFFASAGASAAYLTVSEIFPLELRSQVISYVFSIGQAVGAIAPTLYGSFIGDGTDRTPLFWGYVLGSAVMIFGGVICGIFGVSAAGKSLEDIADPLSLVSEEQEKAGKGKSKKAESPSATDG encoded by the coding sequence ATGTCATCACCGGCGGCGAAGGTCAAAGAAGTCATGTCACTCGTTCCGGCGCGGATGGACCGACTGCCGTGGTCCCGGTTCCACTGGCTGATCGTCGTCGGATTGGGATTCTCGTGGATTCTCGACGGCCTGGAGGTGCAGATCGTCGCGGCGAACGGGTTCGCCAAGACGCTCGACATGGGCGCGGTCGAAGTGGGCATGGCCGGCACCTTCTACCTGCTCGGTCAGGTCTGCGGCGCTCTCGTGTTCGGCCGGCTCACCGACAAGCTCGGCCGCAAGAAGCTCTTCCTCATCTCGCTCGCTGTCTACCTGATCGGCAGCGCGATCGCAGGCCTCTCCTTCGCCCCGTGGTTCTTCTACATCTGGCGGTTCGTCGCCGGCGCCGGGATCGGCGGAGAGTACGCCGCGATCAACTCCGCGATCGACGAGATCATCCCGTCGAAGTACCGCGGACGCGTCGACATCGCTATCAACGGCACCTACTGGGGCGGCGCGGCGTTGGGAGCGGTCGCGAGCGTGTTCTTCCTCAACACCGACATCTTCGCGCAGGACATCGGGTGGCGGTTGAGCTTCTTCGTCGGCCCTGTCCTCGGGTTGCTGCTGATCTACATGCGCCGCCACATCCCCGAGAGCCCGCGCTGGCAGATGACCCACGGCCGTGAGGAGGAGGCCGAGCGCAACGTCTCCGAGATCGAGGATCGCATCCGCAAGGAGGGTGAAGAGATCCCTCCTGTCGACGAGTCGAAGGCGATCACCGTCAAGGAGTACGGCCGGGTGCCGTTCATGGTCATCGCGAAGGTCCTGTTCAAGCAGTACCCGCGCCGTACGTTCGTCGGGGTGACCATGATGGTCACCCAGTCGTTCCTCTACAACGCGATCTTCTTCACGTACGCGCTCGTCCTGGAGAACTTCTACGACACTCCTCCGGCGTCGGCCGGAACGTACTTCATCGTCTTCGCCGTCGGCAACCTCACCGGTGCGCTCGTGCTCGGACACTTCTTCGACACGTGGGGCCGCAGGCGGATGCTGTTCGGCACGTACGTCATGGCCGGTCTCATCCTGCTCGTGAGCGCCTTCCTCTTCAACGCCGGCGTCCTCAACGCGACGACGCAGACGATCTTCTGGTGCGCCTCGTTCTTCTTCGCGTCGGCCGGCGCATCCGCTGCCTACCTGACGGTCAGCGAGATCTTCCCGCTCGAGCTGCGCAGCCAGGTGATCTCCTACGTCTTCTCGATCGGACAGGCCGTCGGCGCGATCGCGCCCACGCTGTACGGGTCGTTCATCGGCGACGGCACCGACCGCACCCCGTTGTTCTGGGGCTACGTGCTCGGATCGGCCGTGATGATCTTCGGCGGAGTGATCTGCGGGATCTTCGGCGTCAGCGCCGCGGGCAAGTCGCTGGAGGACATCGCCGACCCGCTCTCGCTCGTCTCCGAAGAGCAGGAGAAGGCAGGGAAGGGCAAGAGCAAGAAGGCCGAGAGCCCCTCGGCTACGGACGGATGA
- a CDS encoding class II aldolase/adducin family protein, with product MNARVSPNLVSAELIELTRRLGLPERDLVILAEGNTSEQIDDRTLVVKASGSSMADATADTFVAVDQEELLRILRDPGMSQDDLTTALTAATGIRASIESLVHVAVRAFGPKRYVAHTHPTDVVALLASAEAETSFALPVYSEEYMILGRPLFVPYAQPGMELGRVFLDLLGEYVTEHGELPSLVLLGNHGIVAISDTAAGVEAISLMAVKSARVRLGARAAGGVAPLDAATIASYFDRPDFRERRAGLAGTQ from the coding sequence ATGAACGCTCGCGTCAGCCCGAACCTCGTCAGCGCGGAGCTGATCGAACTCACCCGCCGCCTCGGCCTCCCGGAGCGGGACCTCGTGATCCTGGCTGAGGGGAACACGAGTGAGCAGATCGACGACAGGACGCTCGTCGTGAAGGCCTCTGGGTCTTCGATGGCGGACGCGACGGCTGACACGTTCGTCGCTGTCGATCAGGAGGAGCTTCTGCGCATCCTGCGCGACCCGGGCATGAGTCAGGACGACCTGACGACTGCGCTCACGGCGGCGACCGGGATCAGGGCATCGATCGAGTCACTCGTGCATGTCGCCGTCAGGGCGTTCGGGCCGAAGAGGTACGTCGCGCACACGCACCCCACGGATGTCGTGGCGCTGTTGGCAAGCGCAGAGGCCGAGACATCGTTCGCATTGCCGGTGTACTCCGAGGAGTACATGATTCTCGGACGCCCGCTGTTCGTCCCCTACGCGCAGCCGGGCATGGAACTCGGCCGGGTCTTCCTGGATCTCTTGGGCGAGTACGTCACGGAGCATGGCGAGCTGCCATCGCTCGTCTTGCTGGGCAACCACGGCATCGTCGCGATCTCCGACACTGCGGCCGGCGTTGAGGCCATCTCGCTGATGGCCGTCAAGAGCGCGCGCGTACGTCTGGGAGCGCGTGCGGCAGGCGGTGTCGCACCGTTGGATGCCGCCACGATCGCGTCATACTTCGACCGCCCGGACTTCCGCGAGCGCCGGGCAGGTCTCGCAGGTACCCAGTAG
- a CDS encoding rhamnulokinase, with protein MARRRPSRMNPSFAALDFGATSGRVIIGELESGRVRMREAGRFANSPVTIGGRMHWDVLSLWDSAITHLRDAVRADRGLLSVATDTWGVDYGLFRRGRMLSNPVHYRDERTLEQVDRVHARVAAAEIYAIAGTHSLPINTIYQLASDASEGAIECADTALLMPDLFTYWLSGERIAERTIASTTSLMNARTGEWDARLLQAAETDATLLPPIVPPGTSLGAATAEVAEAIGTSVEVVAVGAHDTASAVAAIPMTGEGSAFVSCGTWGLVGVERDEPVLTERSRTAGFTNESGIDGRHLLMRNGMGLWMLSESIRLWETERGPVDLLSLLAAAGTVDRRLAVVDVDDPVFQTPGDMPARIAAWCAERGLPMPVGMAETARCIIDSLAQSFADAALESTSLTGQTLARIHIVGGGSRNALLCQQLAARAGVPVFAGADESTALGNILVQARAMGELSGTLDDLRAVAARTVAPKRYAPR; from the coding sequence ATGGCTCGCCGAAGGCCGTCGCGGATGAATCCGAGCTTCGCGGCGCTGGACTTCGGCGCCACGAGCGGGCGGGTGATCATCGGAGAGCTGGAGTCGGGTCGCGTCCGTATGCGCGAGGCGGGGCGGTTCGCCAACTCACCTGTCACGATCGGCGGACGCATGCATTGGGACGTGCTCTCCCTGTGGGACAGCGCCATCACCCACTTGCGCGACGCGGTGCGAGCGGACCGCGGACTGCTCTCGGTCGCAACCGATACCTGGGGGGTGGACTACGGACTCTTCCGTCGCGGGCGGATGCTGAGCAACCCCGTGCATTACCGCGACGAGCGCACGTTGGAGCAGGTCGATCGCGTGCACGCGCGCGTGGCGGCCGCCGAGATCTACGCCATCGCGGGGACCCATTCGCTGCCGATCAACACGATCTATCAGCTGGCATCCGACGCGTCCGAAGGCGCGATCGAGTGTGCCGACACAGCTCTGCTGATGCCTGATCTGTTCACGTACTGGCTCAGCGGTGAGCGCATCGCGGAGCGCACGATCGCCTCGACGACCTCGCTGATGAATGCTCGCACGGGCGAGTGGGACGCTCGACTGCTGCAGGCCGCAGAGACAGATGCGACTCTTCTGCCGCCCATCGTCCCTCCCGGCACCTCTCTCGGCGCCGCCACGGCCGAGGTCGCAGAGGCCATCGGCACGTCGGTCGAGGTCGTGGCAGTCGGCGCCCACGACACGGCGTCCGCGGTGGCCGCGATCCCGATGACAGGAGAAGGCTCCGCGTTCGTCTCCTGCGGAACGTGGGGGCTGGTCGGGGTGGAGCGAGACGAACCGGTGCTCACCGAACGGTCTCGGACGGCGGGTTTCACGAACGAGTCGGGCATCGACGGCCGCCACCTCCTGATGCGCAACGGCATGGGCTTGTGGATGCTGAGTGAGTCCATCCGACTGTGGGAGACTGAGCGCGGCCCCGTCGATCTGCTGTCGTTGCTCGCCGCTGCGGGGACGGTCGACCGCCGACTCGCCGTTGTCGACGTCGACGATCCCGTCTTTCAGACGCCAGGTGACATGCCGGCGCGGATCGCCGCATGGTGCGCGGAGCGCGGGCTGCCTATGCCCGTCGGAATGGCCGAGACCGCGCGTTGCATCATCGATTCCCTCGCGCAGTCGTTCGCCGACGCAGCGCTGGAGTCCACCTCTCTCACCGGCCAGACGCTCGCCCGCATCCATATCGTCGGCGGCGGCTCGCGCAACGCGTTGCTGTGTCAACAGCTGGCCGCGCGTGCCGGTGTGCCGGTGTTCGCCGGCGCTGACGAATCGACGGCACTCGGCAACATCCTCGTGCAGGCCCGCGCGATGGGTGAACTGAGTGGAACGCTGGATGACCTTCGCGCCGTCGCGGCGCGCACGGTTGCACCCAAACGATACGCCCCCCGATGA
- a CDS encoding glutamine amidotransferase has product MAQVLLAGESWSTTTIHTKGFDTFTTSSYGEGAADFISALETRGHAVEFQPNHVAAERFPSDRAALADIDVVVLSDIGSNTLLLPDGVFSRGERFPNRLQLLVDWVRDGGALLMVGGYLSFQGIEGKANYRGTALADILPVEMEIGDDREETPQGEQPRVVAQHAITHGLDPHWPHILGHHRVRPRPGAEVLVEAGAHPLLLVDDEGAGRVAAFTSDMGPHWLPPEFLAWSGSATMWCNLVEWLAEGRRG; this is encoded by the coding sequence ATGGCACAGGTCCTGCTGGCGGGCGAATCATGGTCGACCACCACCATCCACACCAAGGGCTTCGACACCTTCACCACTTCGTCGTACGGTGAAGGTGCAGCCGACTTCATCAGCGCCCTCGAGACACGCGGTCACGCTGTCGAGTTCCAGCCCAACCATGTCGCGGCCGAACGGTTCCCGTCCGATCGCGCGGCTCTCGCCGACATCGATGTGGTCGTGCTCAGCGATATCGGGTCGAACACCCTGCTCTTGCCGGACGGCGTCTTCTCCCGCGGAGAGCGCTTTCCGAACCGGCTGCAGCTCCTGGTCGACTGGGTCCGCGACGGCGGTGCTCTGCTGATGGTCGGTGGGTATCTCAGCTTCCAGGGGATCGAAGGGAAAGCGAATTACCGCGGAACAGCGCTCGCCGACATCCTCCCTGTCGAGATGGAGATCGGCGACGACCGAGAAGAGACCCCGCAGGGGGAGCAGCCGCGCGTCGTCGCTCAGCACGCGATCACCCACGGGCTGGATCCGCACTGGCCGCACATTCTCGGTCATCACAGGGTTCGGCCGCGCCCCGGGGCAGAGGTACTGGTCGAAGCGGGCGCGCACCCGCTTCTCCTCGTCGACGACGAAGGCGCTGGGCGGGTCGCTGCGTTCACGAGCGATATGGGCCCACATTGGCTGCCGCCGGAGTTTCTGGCCTGGAGCGGGTCCGCAACCATGTGGTGCAACCTGGTCGAATGGCTCGCCGAAGGCCGTCGCGGATGA
- a CDS encoding RpiB/LacA/LacB family sugar-phosphate isomerase → MRLVKDRHVVVGADFAGFPLKEAVKKHLEERGWTVEDVTPSKDDTPMYHRVGFMLGSKIAEREYEKALAFCGSGMGIHIAASKCPHVHAAVCESVPAAKRASTANNANLLAMGGFFIAPRLGKAMADAFLDNAFGAGYEDWDGFEEYHRIGYDECEGFDYEAYRANGYSVPHPREAALGPEPRGLAF, encoded by the coding sequence ATGAGACTCGTCAAGGACCGCCATGTCGTCGTGGGAGCTGATTTCGCGGGCTTCCCGCTCAAGGAGGCGGTGAAGAAGCACCTCGAGGAACGCGGGTGGACCGTCGAGGACGTGACGCCATCCAAGGACGACACCCCCATGTACCACCGTGTGGGGTTCATGCTGGGCTCGAAGATCGCCGAACGCGAGTACGAGAAGGCCCTCGCGTTCTGCGGTTCCGGCATGGGAATCCACATCGCGGCGAGCAAGTGCCCACACGTGCATGCCGCGGTATGCGAAAGCGTGCCGGCGGCCAAGCGCGCCTCGACGGCGAACAACGCCAACCTGCTTGCGATGGGCGGTTTCTTCATCGCCCCGCGCCTGGGCAAGGCCATGGCGGATGCGTTCCTGGACAACGCGTTCGGCGCCGGGTATGAGGACTGGGACGGCTTCGAGGAGTACCACCGGATCGGATACGACGAATGCGAAGGATTCGACTACGAGGCCTACCGCGCCAACGGGTACAGCGTGCCTCATCCACGTGAGGCTGCGCTCGGACCGGAGCCGCGCGGACTGGCGTTCTGA
- a CDS encoding ABC transporter permease, producing MYSTGTTSPRPRLAVLRDQHVVRLAAVLALLLIFFAVMKPQYFFGPATWQSMAVQFPEFALMALGVMLTMILGGIDLSVVGVANMTAIGSASLMLAIAPTGADAGQGHLAVVCAIVFSLVLGAAAGAFNGFLVAKVRIPAILVTLGTFELFTGVAIIISAGKPISGLPPQYAEVMAARVAGIPMPLVIFVVVAALIGLLMTKTAFGTKLYMLGSNETAANFSGLKTTSLIIRTYMLSGILASAAGLVMLANYNSAKADYGSTYTLLAVLIVVLGGINPNGGSGRLTGVILAVVVLQVLSSLLNTFPNISNFYRPLIWGGVLLLVIVVNQWDKRGNLMRLLRWKGTQS from the coding sequence ATGTACTCCACAGGCACCACCTCTCCCCGACCGAGGCTTGCTGTGCTGCGCGACCAGCACGTCGTCCGGCTGGCCGCAGTACTGGCCTTGCTGCTGATCTTCTTCGCTGTGATGAAGCCGCAGTATTTCTTCGGCCCGGCGACCTGGCAGTCGATGGCCGTCCAGTTCCCGGAGTTCGCGCTGATGGCACTCGGCGTGATGCTCACCATGATTCTCGGAGGGATCGATCTCTCCGTCGTGGGCGTCGCCAACATGACCGCCATCGGGAGCGCTTCACTGATGCTGGCCATCGCCCCCACCGGAGCGGATGCCGGCCAGGGCCATCTCGCCGTCGTCTGCGCGATCGTGTTCTCGCTCGTCCTCGGTGCCGCGGCCGGCGCGTTCAACGGTTTCCTCGTGGCCAAGGTGAGGATCCCCGCGATCCTCGTCACTCTCGGCACCTTCGAGCTGTTCACCGGCGTCGCCATCATCATCAGCGCGGGGAAACCGATCAGTGGTCTGCCTCCGCAGTACGCGGAGGTGATGGCCGCCCGAGTCGCGGGCATCCCGATGCCACTGGTCATCTTCGTCGTCGTCGCTGCGCTCATCGGGCTCCTCATGACCAAGACCGCGTTCGGCACGAAGCTCTACATGCTCGGTTCCAACGAGACTGCCGCCAACTTCAGCGGGCTGAAGACGACCAGTCTCATCATCCGCACGTACATGCTCTCCGGAATCCTGGCCAGCGCGGCCGGCCTCGTGATGCTCGCGAACTACAACTCCGCGAAAGCCGACTACGGTTCCACGTACACACTGCTGGCGGTCCTCATCGTCGTGCTCGGAGGGATCAACCCGAACGGCGGTTCCGGGCGACTCACCGGGGTGATCCTGGCCGTGGTCGTGCTGCAGGTGCTCTCGTCGCTGCTGAACACCTTCCCCAACATCAGCAACTTCTACCGACCGCTCATCTGGGGTGGCGTGCTGCTGCTCGTGATCGTCGTCAACCAGTGGGACAAACGCGGCAACCTCATGAGGCTGCTGCGATGGAAAGGAACTCAGTCATGA
- a CDS encoding ABC transporter permease subunit: MQSLIHRMLRANEFYLLLVIVALSLIIQARSGQFFSANNIVDLANAMVVPGIFAVGAFLVLVSGGIDVSFPALASLAVYATTRILVDAGWSGGVWLPFLLAIAFGAILGAFNGLFTSRIAVPVLIITLGTANVFSGFMQGALGSVQIPNIPAGMSEFGRATLFVATNPASGLTSNMPVSFLLLIAVVVGAFLLLRYTKFGRGIYAIGGDESAASRAGFNVRRIKFWLYVIVGMTAAIAGLVRTSMMEQMHPTNLLGMELMVIAAVVLGGTAITGGTGTLTGAMLGTLLIVIVQNSMILVGIPTFWQGFALGVLIIVGTGISAVQLTRRSRKRSAALV; encoded by the coding sequence GTGCAGAGTCTCATCCACCGGATGCTGCGGGCGAACGAGTTCTATCTGCTTCTCGTGATCGTCGCGCTGAGCCTCATCATCCAGGCCCGCAGCGGGCAGTTCTTCAGCGCGAACAACATCGTCGACCTCGCGAACGCGATGGTCGTCCCCGGAATCTTCGCGGTGGGAGCGTTCCTCGTTCTCGTCTCGGGCGGCATCGACGTGTCCTTTCCGGCGCTGGCATCGCTCGCCGTGTACGCGACCACTCGGATCCTCGTGGACGCCGGCTGGAGCGGCGGGGTGTGGCTCCCGTTCCTCCTCGCGATCGCGTTCGGGGCAATTCTGGGTGCGTTCAACGGCCTGTTCACATCCCGGATCGCCGTACCGGTGCTGATCATCACGCTCGGCACGGCCAACGTCTTCTCGGGATTCATGCAAGGTGCGCTCGGGTCGGTGCAGATCCCGAACATCCCCGCCGGGATGAGCGAGTTCGGTCGCGCGACGCTCTTCGTCGCAACGAACCCCGCTTCGGGATTGACCTCGAACATGCCGGTGTCGTTCCTGCTGCTAATCGCGGTCGTCGTCGGCGCCTTCCTGCTTCTGCGCTACACGAAGTTCGGGCGCGGCATCTACGCGATCGGTGGCGATGAGAGCGCCGCTTCTCGAGCCGGGTTCAACGTCCGCCGCATCAAGTTCTGGCTGTACGTCATCGTCGGAATGACCGCCGCCATCGCAGGGCTCGTCCGCACCAGCATGATGGAGCAGATGCACCCCACCAACCTCCTCGGTATGGAGCTGATGGTCATCGCCGCGGTCGTCCTCGGTGGGACCGCGATCACCGGCGGGACAGGAACCCTCACCGGCGCGATGCTGGGCACTCTTCTGATCGTCATCGTGCAGAACAGCATGATCCTCGTCGGCATCCCCACTTTCTGGCAGGGATTCGCACTCGGCGTACTCATCATCGTCGGCACCGGAATATCTGCCGTCCAGTTGACACGTCGTTCCCGCAAGCGCTCCGCGGCGCTGGTCTGA